TTTTTTATCTTTTAACGAAACTAACAGGCCTCCCGGGGAATTAATCGGACCGATGTGGCTATGTCTTCTTTTATCTTTCATAACTTTGGGAAAAAACCACTATTAGAGTCACCTTTATTAAGCCATCTCTAAAATGATTTTTGAACTAACATATTCTCTTTTATTCTCAAATTAGTCCAAAATCGATTGGTAGtttcctttctcttttttttaaatatcggGTTGAAGGTCTTCCGCTTCCAATTCCAACTTCGAGTCCCCAAAATTAATCTCCTTCACTCCCTCCTCTACATCCAAATCAATTCTTCCAAACACTTATTTATTGCATCATTTAAGTCTTCCTTTAAGAAGTTGAAGCTTTTCTTTCAACACATAATCCCCTCTTCCTTCCACCTTAAAACCTTTTCCATTCCCTTTCCACAAAGGGGAAAATAGATTTAAAATAAAACCATTCATTATTAAATTTGAAAGGTTTAGGGTCTAAATTATTGTTATCCACTTCAAGACTTATAGGACAATGATCAGAAATATCTATATCCCCCAAGAATTGACCTACAACACCTCAATCATTCACCATATTATATGAAACAAGGAATCTATCTATCCTACTTCTTGACTTCCCGTCTCAACTATACCAAGTGAATATCCACCAACATACTTTTCTCAATGAAATCTGCAAAAAAATTCATTTCGTTGTAATTTGTTACCTCCGCCCTCCCATTCCTTTCATTATAATCTTTAATAGCATTAAAATAGCCACCTATAATCCACTCCCCATCATTGAACAACTCTTTCAAATCCAACAACTTCCTCCAAAGTGTTCTTTTTTTATTCAAATCACAAGAAGAGTAAATGTTCACCAAGTAGTACAATTTATTCTCCTTCCGAAATTTGATTCCAAGATAGCCTTCCCCTTTGAAACTATTTAACACCTCCATCTCCTTCTCCTTCCACAAAGTTAAAAGACCCCCCGTAAAACCCAAAGAATTGGTAAAAGAATAACCAATTCCAACATTTTTCCAAAATCTTTTAGCAACAAAATCTTGAAAGTTTGTAATTTTAGTTTCTTGAATCATGAACACGTCCACATTGCCCTttaaaatcaaagatttaatccTTCTTCTTTTAAGGACATTGCCTCCCCCTCTAATATTCAAAGAACCGATTATCATGGAAACCCCTTTTT
The Vicia villosa cultivar HV-30 ecotype Madison, WI linkage group LG6, Vvil1.0, whole genome shotgun sequence genome window above contains:
- the LOC131613909 gene encoding uncharacterized protein LOC131613909, with the protein product MIIGSLNIRGGGNVLKRRRIKSLILKGNVDVFMIQETKITNFQDFVAKRFWKNVGIGYSFTNSLGFTGGLLTLWKEKEMEVLNSFKGEGYLGIKFRKENKLYYLVNIYSSCDLNKKRTLWRKLLDLKELFNDGEWIIGGYFNAIKDYNERNGRAEVTNYNEMNFFADFIEKSMLVDIHLV